TCAAAGAGTAGACTCGAGAGCGGATAATGGTAGCGGCAGGCTTTTTCGGCTTCCTCCTGAAGCCGCTCCATTAAAAACTTGCGGTTACGCAGTCCCGTGAGTCTATCGGTATAAACGGGGTCTGTGATCAAAAAGGGACCGGACACCAAGCCGGAAATATTTTGGCGGGTTCGCAGCGCGGCTTCCACCTGAATCATAACTGAAGCCAGCGTGTAAGGCTTGAAAACATAATCCACGGCGCCAAGCTCGTAGCCCAGCTTCACATCTTCTGAAGAGCCGAGACCGGAAACAAAAATAACAGGAATATCACGAGTGCGCAGATTTGCTTTCAGCTGACGGCACACCTCGTGCCCGTCAATATCCGGCAATTTAATATCAAGGAGGACAAGATCAACTTTTTGTGTTTGGCAGATCCGGAGACCTTCTTCACCTGAATGAGCAGGTACTACTTGGTATCCAAAATATTCCAGCCCTTCACACAAAGTGGATAAAGCATCTTTGCAATCATCCACTACACAGACCTTTAACGAGTGCACAACACGCATCCTTTCGCAGCAGGGCCGCAATCACACCTACGCCCCGTCGTCTATATTACAGTTATTTTCCTCTGAAGCATCCATACAACAGATTTGGTTGCAGGATAAAATAGTCTCATTTCGTTTTCTTATACTCAATTATACCTTAGAA
This DNA window, taken from Candidatus Hydrogenedentota bacterium, encodes the following:
- a CDS encoding response regulator — encoded protein: MHSLKVCVVDDCKDALSTLCEGLEYFGYQVVPAHSGEEGLRICQTQKVDLVLLDIKLPDIDGHEVCRQLKANLRTRDIPVIFVSGLGSSEDVKLGYELGAVDYVFKPYTLASVMIQVEAALRTRQNISGLVSGPFLITDPVYTDRLTGLRNRKFLMERLQEEAEKACRYHYPLSSLLFDLDGFSKEVEQSEDKTADLLLEMAIALRNSSRTSDILARYDDTQFAAVLPHTCLPNAIVYANKIRRAMSEVLPLKNNGVISKGLSFGIITSQEAERPPSAEELLSETMRLLLLAKSGAPEHVSACLYSAS